From a single Streptomyces sp. 1331.2 genomic region:
- a CDS encoding serine/threonine-protein kinase: MRVGDVLDGRYELVEKLGQGGFGVVWRAQDTRMRRPVAVKVIGHHGGDQAKAALRFVREACAAGNLSHPHIVTVHDLGQCEVADREVTFLVMELLTGRTLTEVLREGLPGPALSLRWGRQISGALAAAHDAGMVHRDIKLDNVMITDAGHLKVLDFGIAQLDTGVGGLTTTGTIVGSPAYMAPERWTGGRVDGRADLYALGCVLVELFTGARPFGGDSTPVLMYQHLNEPPPALDPAQFGLPPQVAGLVAELLAKDPANRPVDARTVERRLGELAGWPAGGAGVVAAPTVVEQAAPVVPPVPPAPPTVPPVAPPAPPTVPPVAPPAPPTVPPAPPAAPPAAAAVLSPLTTPPVVATAPADAGRAALRERRSAAYRAATAGESAIRLQTIAQECVTVLGATDRDTLCTWRDFTWYLSRAGDLDGAIRLLSTVVEDMRSALGPADEDTLGARYHLVWCIGESGSAVTAIRLMTELLPDLHAVWGPYDARVLKARHDLALHHANRGDLQGAVVQLHGLLPDLARALGDRHPSTVQAWQDLTGYQQQLAQAGRKGSGGARRGRSPRMNPIQALVLVRRLRVWDFANEQEARACMDALDRGVGLKGVADLVFEAPDHVSDEDLVAEIFGP; this comes from the coding sequence GTGCGAGTCGGTGACGTCCTGGACGGCCGGTACGAGCTGGTGGAGAAGCTCGGCCAGGGCGGCTTCGGAGTGGTGTGGCGGGCCCAGGACACCCGGATGCGCCGGCCGGTGGCGGTCAAGGTCATCGGGCACCACGGCGGCGACCAGGCGAAGGCGGCCCTGCGGTTCGTCCGGGAGGCCTGCGCGGCCGGCAACCTGTCGCACCCGCACATCGTCACCGTGCACGACCTCGGCCAGTGCGAGGTGGCCGACCGCGAGGTCACCTTCCTGGTGATGGAACTGCTCACCGGACGCACCCTGACCGAGGTGCTGCGCGAGGGGCTGCCCGGGCCCGCGCTCAGCCTGCGCTGGGGGCGGCAGATCAGCGGCGCGCTGGCCGCCGCGCACGACGCGGGCATGGTGCACCGGGACATCAAGCTGGACAACGTGATGATCACCGACGCCGGGCACCTGAAGGTGCTGGACTTCGGCATCGCCCAGCTGGACACCGGCGTGGGCGGGCTGACCACCACCGGCACGATCGTCGGCAGCCCGGCGTACATGGCGCCCGAGCGGTGGACCGGCGGCCGGGTGGACGGCCGGGCGGACCTCTACGCGCTCGGCTGCGTGCTGGTCGAACTCTTCACCGGGGCACGGCCGTTCGGCGGGGACTCGACCCCGGTGCTGATGTACCAGCACCTCAACGAGCCGCCCCCGGCGCTGGATCCGGCGCAGTTCGGGCTGCCGCCGCAGGTGGCCGGGCTGGTGGCGGAGCTGCTGGCGAAGGACCCGGCGAACCGGCCGGTGGACGCCCGTACGGTCGAGCGCCGGCTCGGGGAGCTGGCGGGGTGGCCCGCGGGCGGGGCGGGGGTCGTGGCGGCGCCGACGGTGGTGGAGCAGGCCGCGCCGGTGGTACCGCCGGTGCCGCCCGCTCCGCCGACCGTTCCGCCCGTCGCTCCGCCCGCTCCGCCGACCGTTCCGCCCGTCGCTCCGCCCGCTCCGCCGACCGTTCCTCCCGCTCCGCCGGCTGCCCCGCCGGCTGCCGCGGCGGTGTTGTCGCCGCTGACCACGCCGCCGGTGGTCGCCACGGCGCCCGCCGACGCCGGCCGGGCCGCGCTGCGCGAGCGCCGCTCGGCCGCCTACCGGGCGGCGACCGCGGGCGAGTCGGCGATCCGGCTCCAGACGATCGCCCAGGAGTGCGTCACCGTGCTCGGCGCCACCGACCGGGACACCCTGTGCACCTGGCGGGACTTCACGTGGTACCTCAGCCGGGCCGGGGACCTGGACGGCGCGATCCGGCTGCTGTCCACCGTGGTGGAGGACATGCGCTCGGCGCTCGGCCCGGCGGACGAGGACACCCTCGGCGCCCGGTACCACCTGGTGTGGTGCATCGGCGAGAGCGGTTCGGCGGTCACCGCGATCCGGCTGATGACCGAGCTGCTGCCCGATCTGCACGCCGTCTGGGGCCCGTACGACGCCCGCGTCCTGAAGGCCCGGCACGACCTCGCCCTGCACCACGCCAACCGGGGCGACCTGCAGGGTGCCGTGGTCCAGCTGCACGGGCTGCTGCCGGACCTCGCCCGGGCGCTCGGGGACCGCCACCCCAGCACCGTCCAGGCCTGGCAGGACCTGACCGGCTACCAGCAGCAGCTCGCGCAGGCCGGCCGCAAGGGGTCGGGCGGCGCGCGCCGGGGCCGCTCGCCGCGGATGAACCCGATCCAGGCGCTGGTGCTGGTCCGGCGGCTGCGGGTCTGGGACTTCGCCAACGAGCAGGAGGCGCGGGCCTGCATGGACGCGCTGGACCGGGGGGTCGGCCTCAAGGGCGTCGCGGACCTCGTGTTCGAGGCGCCGGACCACGTCTCGGACGAGGACCTGGTGGCGGAGATCTTCGGCCCGTAG